From the genome of Diceros bicornis minor isolate mBicDic1 unplaced genomic scaffold, mDicBic1.mat.cur scaffold_67_ctg1, whole genome shotgun sequence, one region includes:
- the UBXN6 gene encoding UBX domain-containing protein 6, with translation MKKFFQEIKADIKFKSAGPGQKLTDSAGEKAPKERPNQPAHWPPRQGPTDEAQMAAAAALARLEQKQPRARGPSSQDSIRNQVRKELQAEATVSRSTEAPGTNVAPEPREEGSPHVAAPGVFFTCPLTGATLRKDQRDARIKEAILSHFATDPVAASIMKIHTFNKDRDKIKLGVDTIAKYLDNIHLHPEEERYRKIKLQNKVFQERINCLEGTHEFFEAIGFQKVLLPVPDQEGPEEFYVLSAAALAQPQSLERHKEQLLSAQPVRATLARQRRVFRPSPLASQFDLPRDFFSLTAEEVKREQRLRSEAVERLSVLRTKAMREKEEQRELRRYTYTLLRVRLPDGCLLQGTFYARERVAALYGFVREALQSDWLPFELLATGGQKLSEDENPAFNECGLVPSALLIFSWDLAVLEDIRAAGAEPNSAILKPELLSAIEKLS, from the exons ATGAAGAAGTTCTTCCAGGAGATCAAGGCTGACATCAAGTTCAAGAGCGCGGGACCCGGTCAGAAGCTCACGGACTCGGCAGG GGAGAAGGCCCCCAAAGAAAGACCCAACCAGCCGGCGCACTGGCCGCCCCGCCAGGGCCCCACCGATGAGGCACAGATGGCGGCCGCCGCGGCGCTGGCCCGGCTCGAGCAGAAGCAGCCCCGGGCCCGGGGCCCCTCGTCGCAGGACTCCATCCGGAACCAGG TGAGAAAGGAGCTTCAAGCTGAAGCGACCGTCAGCAGGAGCACCGAGGCCCCGGGGACCAATGTG GCGCCGGAGCCCAGAGAGGAAGGCTCGCCCCACGTGGCGGCGCCCGGAGTGTTCTTCACCTGCCCGCTCACGGGGGCCACCCTGAGGAAGGACCAGCGGGACGCCCGCATCAAGGAGGCCATTCTCTCG cactTTGCCACCGACCCGGTGGCCGCCTCCATCATGAAGATCCACACGTTCAATAAGGACCGGGACAAGATCAAGCTGGGCGTGGACACCATCGCCAA GTACCTCGACAACATCCACCTGCACCCCGAGGAGGAGAGGTACCGGAAGATCAAGCTGCAGAACAAGGTGTTCCAG GAGCGCATTAACTGCCTGGAAGGGACCCACGAGTTTTTTGAGGCCATCGGCTTCCAGAAGGTGCTGCTGCCGGTTCCCGATCAGG AGGGCCCCGAGGAGTTCTACGTGCTGAGCGCGGCCGCCCTGGCCCAGCCGCAGAGCCTGGAGCGCCACAAGGAGCAGCTGCTGAGCGCCCAGCCCGTGCGGGCCACGCTGGCCCGCCAGCGCCGCGTCTTCCGGCCGTCGCCCCTGGCCTCCCAGTTCGACCTGCCCCGGGACTTCTTCAGCCTCACGGCCGAGGAGGTCAAGCGCGAGCAGCGGCTGCGGTCCGAGGCCGTGGAGCGGCTGAGCGTGCTGCGGACCAAGGCCATgcgggagaaggaggagcagagggAGCTGCGCAGATACACCTACACGCTGCTGCGCGTGCGCCTCCCCGACGGCTGCCTCCTCCAGG GGACCTTCTACGCCCGGGAGCGGGTGGCGGCGCTGTACGGCTTCGTCCGGGAGGCCTTGCAGAGCGACTGGCTGCCTTTCGAGCTGCTGGCCACCGGCGGGCAGAAGCTGTCGGAGGACGAGAACCCGGCCTTCAACGAGTGCGGGCTG GTGCCCTCAGCCCTCCTGATCTTCTCATGGGACTTGGCCGTGCTGGAGGACATCAGGGCCGCGGGGGCCGAGCCCAACTCAGCTATCCTGAAGCCTGAGCTCCTGTCGGCCATTGAGAAGCTCTCGTGA